TCATGAatcgctggttaggcctcagctggaggactgtgtccagttctgggacaGCACTTCTGAAGGATACCGGGCCTTGCAGAGGTTAtgaaggagattcaccaggatggtaCTAGGGATGAGGGACCTGAGTTatgtagagagattggagaaggtgggattgctttccttagagcagagaaggttaagaggaaacCTAAAATAAAATGTTCAAGATTATGAGAAGCTTTAATAAAGCAAGAAGGATGAAACTGTCTCCTTTGACAGGTGAATTGGTAACCAGACCTTAAAAAGTTAAAATAAATGACAAAGAAGCTAGAGGGGAATTGAGCAATTTCTTCATACGGAGGATTGTTCTGATCCTGGACCACattacctgaaaaggtggtagaatcAGATACCATAggaattttcaaaagacatttggacATGTACTTGAAAATAACCATTTTTTAGCATTgtaggttaaaaaaaaacctggactgtgggactaaattggatagctctttcacagAACTGAGACTGGCATGATGGGCTGtatggccgcctcctgtgctgtaaaattctatagtTAGTGAGTTAGAGCACATCCTGGGTTTACATCCGATGTAGAAATAATCCTAGTCTCCTCCTTAACAAGGAAGATCTTGGGTATTGGGGCTTTTCAGTGGGACAAAGTCCAGAGTGTATTTCTGCTCTGGTGATTCACAATCATCACTTAAGAATTGGAACTTGGATGTCTTTTGCCACAAGTTAATGAAGATAATGGTCTGAGCATTGTCCAATGGACAAGAATGTCCTTGAGCTGTGTCCAGTTTATATGGCAGCTTTGTGAGTGTAGTAGAGCAACACAACAGCTGATCAGGTAGCAGTCCTTGCTGTGGAGCCCAGCCAATATGAAAAAGTTTCAGAAATTCCTGCAAGTCTCAGGGGCAAAGAgaaaaggcacagctgccaaagaAAGGTTTGCAGACCACCCACTGCCAGCTGCAGGCAAGAGTGTGACTCATCGCAGGCTCTTTTCACAGGAACCAGTGTAGGAAAATTGACTGAGAAATGCAAAATTTACAGCAATGAAATAACTTCTCCTGTCGGTCACCAGACATAGTTTTCTGCGTTAAACATGGACCCTGAGTCAGATGCTGCTAAATGTTGGTTATTACATCATTCCCATCATTACATTATTCCCTCCTCCTCTGCTTAATCACCACAGTTTCTTATTGCTCTGCTCGGAACTCTTGTAGTCACATATTGAAGCCATGTGAGCTGTCGTGACCTCTCTTCCTGCTAAGAACTGTTGGTAGATGATGTCATTGAGGATTTGTAGTAGGTGTAACCTTAATTCCCTATAAAACTTCAAACTCCTCTTTTAAGGTAAGATTTTCCCTCTAACATATCCTTTTCCTTGACCGTTTCTAGTTCATTAGAAATCATCAAGTGGCAACTTGCTCAGACCTGGAGGTGGGCAATATCAATCTGCCTCTGATGTTTCCCTCCACATGGACAATAGCTGGACTGTGCTCCATTCTCTTCAAGTAACAGCTGTGAGGTTCTTCAGTAGTGTGGAGATCAGGTGTAAGGCTGCACTGCTGCTCTCTCAGTACGTCACACCAAGGCATATCCAACATCTGCTTCTCTTCACAGCTGGGCAGAGTTTACACATGGACAGTTTTCACACCAATGCTGTATGCCTGCACCAACACTTGTACCTGTGCCCTGCCCTGACACCAGTGCCTGTACCCATCCCTGTGCCATGTCCTGCACCATCACCTATACATAGTGAGCTAAGTTCCTTCTATAGTTTCCTCCCAGtggcctcggttaaggaagggaaCAAATCATCTAAAGTTTTCCTTTCCTGATCTCTACCTAGAGATCTCTTCTAGAAGCtcagtgtgaacaggaatggtCAAATACCTGATGATGCTGTCCTACAGTGAGAGGTGGGATTTGTCTGTGTTTTAATGCAATTTGTGGATTGATAATGTTTGTTTTTACCTGATGTGCTTGTCCATCAGGGAAAGCCTGATTTCAGGAAGTGAGTTGAAATGTCCATGACGGAGCATCTTATTAAAATCCAGCCTGAGATTCTGTTTCCACAGCTCCAGGACCTTGCCAATACCATTCTGAATGAAAGCCACTCCCTCTGTGTGGGAGGCATCTGGATCCCACTTGGGACAGCCTAGCACCAACTTGGTAGTTTTATTCCCAATTTCCACTGTTCATCAATTCCAGCTTGTTCAAAACTCTGATGCTTGTAGCCTGTCTGGCACAAAGTCCCACTCGCCCTAGTCTTCATGCACTTCTCCACATTGGCCCCTGGGCTTCGATGCTTGAAATTTAAAATGATCATTCTCATCTTTAAGTTGTTTAATGCTTTACTGCTTCCTGTCTCTATAGCCGTACAGTCCCCTCCATTGAACAATCACTCCCACAAATTCTTGCCTCTTGTGTTCTTTTCCCCCTAgaccccaccattggtggccttgccTTTCATTATTTGGGTCACACTCTGGAATTTCTTCCTTAAACCCAcccacctctccatctcttcctcctttaagatactcattCAAGCCCACCTCTtggaccaagtttttggtcactctTCCCAATCTCTCCACCTTTGGCTCGACGCCTGTTTTCCTTTACACTTCTGTGAAATTTCTTAGGCCATTTTACATTGAAGGTGCGTTATAAATGCAGGTTCGTTTTGTTGAAAAAGAAAACATCTGAGATCCCTAGAGTTGTGTCCTAATGGACACCAACACCTTAACATAGGGAAGAATTTGAGGGTAATACTTTCAAATAATTCACTAACTAGTTCATTGAGGGGGACTTGGCTTGATTGTTCCAAATTAATGAAACTTTTGTTACAAATACAGCCACTCTAGCCCCATTCATTGCATCTCGCTGATGCACATGTGGTCTATTGGAAGGGAAGTTAATGCCCtttaaaaggagggagagaatttGTGATGGAATAAACAGACATGGGCCCTGGATTGGAAGTGCTCAATGGGCCTTTTAATTGCTGCTTACTTTGTGTGAAACTGCTGAGTCCTGATCTGTTTTTACTTCTCTCCAACAGGGTAACAATGATGATTTGATTCTCTCATGCTGCCTTCATTACTGTAAGGACAAGGCCAAGGACTTCATGCCAGTGCACAAAGGTACCTGAGGTGTCTCTATTTTAAAGATGCATTTCCAGGCTGCTCTCATTTGGGTTACAGGCACAGTTTGTTTCTGGGCATGGCAATAATTTGTTGACTCCCATCAGCCACTGTGATTGTGTAAGGAGAGAAGTCATGTCAGGTTGTAAATGACAGTCTGTCCCTGTACATTGAACGGTGATTGAGCTTGTACACCTTCAGTATTGTAGAACGGTAGACTGGGAACAAGCGTTTCAATGTTCAGTTCTTTAGTCAGGCTCTGTTATTCCGCAAACATTGGTTAAACAATAGAGAAGGAAGGGGAGGAGTGCAACATATGCCTGCTATCAACTCTAGCTCAGCAATAGCACCCTCCTCACCTCTGACTCAGAAGATTTTGGGTTAGGTTTTGAGCACATATTCCAGGTCTGACATtgccagcgcagtactgagggagatcctgtctttcagatgaaacgtcTGTCTTGTCAAGTGCATGTAAAAGATGATCCCACAACCACAATTCAAAGCAGAGCAGGAAAGTCCTCCACATCCTGGGCCaagatttattcctcaaccaaaatgatctggtcattatcacattgctatttgtgcagaaattggctgccgcatttcctacattacaacagtgactacgtttcaaaagcacttcattgtctGTTAAGTGTCCTGGGATGCTCTGAGTTTCTGAAAGGCACTGTAGAATTGCACATCTGTTCTTTTCTTTCATTTATCAGTTTTGCGATGTTCTTAACTAAAGTGAATATACTGGGCCTTTGCATCAGGCTGTCAGCGAAataaaattgaaagcaaaatactacggatgctggaaatttgaaataaaaacaaaaaatgctggaaaagctcagcaggtctggcagcatctgtggagagagaaacagagttaatgttttgattctgtatgacttcttcagagctaaataaAATTATCTGTGACACCGCCCAGACTCATTTAGGGAAACAATATACAATTGTAGAAATTAGTTCTCAGcttgataattttttttttgcatactGTAAGacaattttgaatctgtgcctctATGTAGTTATAGCTACTGAAGGTTACAAAAAGAACTATCTTATCCAAAAGGAACCCTGAATCATATTTCACTATGTTAATTGTTCCCCAACTATGTGCCTGTGTAGCCAAACAGGATAGGGCAGAGATTAGAAATGGAGCTTTCAGAACTTGTGCACAATTTCTTATTGTTTATAAAAACCACACTTGTCTAATTTTGATTGTTTTTCCTGAAGTAACAAGATATTTTCttcccataaacagcaaggtGTCTTTAACTAACAATATGTAAAGGTGAACCAATCACATTCCTCATTTCAATCACTCACTGGGACGAAGGTGACACTCGTCCTCTCTTCTCATCCAGTCAACTCCTTGTCTTCAAGCCACCTGTTTAAGATCAAAAACTTAATATATAGTGTCACATTGGCAAAGTTGCAGTGTGTTGCACTAGTATGTTTTCGTACACTGGTACGCTAGTGTGTTGCATCGGATCTATCTCAGTAATTAGAGTGTAATTCAGCAAGCTTGAATTGAcataaaacagtaaatgctgaaaaaactcagctggcctggcagtgtctgtggtgagagaaacagagtaaacattttgagtctgtatgactctgggCTTCAGAGTTTGAATTGACACCTGGCTGACCTTAGTCTGAGAAAGATCAGGAGCTAACATAGGGGTGATAGTTACGTTTGCCCCTATTAGCCTATTTGTATATAAACATAATATCTCAGAAACCAATGGacagatttcaacaaaacttggtaAACAGATAaggtatggcccaaggaagaactgttTCATTTTTGGTGAAGACAAGGATCTGTTGGGCGAATTGACTTGTTTTTTaggatgtgtgtgtttgatttAGAATATTGTCAATTGTTTTAGAATGATGTAGATTGTCTCAGCAGCTATGgtgcaatttgtcacagctgtcataCCATGAGCAGAGTTCTCAAAGCAGGTTATTGGATTGGCCTAAGCCTCCTCGGTGAAATGGAAGCTTTGAATAAAAAGATATACTTTTTTCAGCATTGTAATTAgagagcatcaaccaggcagggaaaagtcTCAAGGAAGAGCTACataattgtaataacattgagttaGCACAGCGTGGCAAAGGTATGTGCTCTACTAAGTGCCCTGTTCACATGTAAGTTTTGTTCTTGCTTTTAGTCATTGATTTTTTTCATCTGCTCTGGCTGGTGCAAAATTtaaaagacagtgtgtgtggaaacacTCTGGTGCAGTAGAAGAGAAGTTTCTAAAGTTGATGTCCAGATACATAGTGTGCAGTTATTGTTGCTTAAACAGCCCTTCATTGAGCAGGTGCAGGACCCAGACACCAaatggaagaaaattccacaggtaCACAAAAACCTCGCTACAAACAACcttatactgagggagtgctgcactacctTATATCACACCCAATTTGATCCAGTAAAGGGACAGAATGTGTTCTACAATGATACATTCCTTCACAATATAGTTTCAATTAAGTCTGAAGGTGATTGAAACACATCTCAAAACACAATGTACCATGGAGACAGTGCCCAGCACACTGTACAGGACAACACTGAGACGGTGCACCGTATAGACGCTGTACAGGACAACATAGTGCATTGTATATACACTGTACAGGACAACACAGTGCACTGCATAGACACTGTACAGGAGAACACTGTGCACCATATCGACACTGTACAGGACAACACTGAGACTGTGCACCGTATAGACACTGTACAGGACAACACTGTGCACCATATCGACACTGTACAGGACAACACTGAGACTGTACACCATATAGACACTGTACAGGACAACATTGAGATTGTGCATCGTATAGACTCTACAGGACAACACTGAGACAGTGCACCGTATAGACACTGTACAATACACTTTGTGGACAGACTGTTGAGTTTTTTCTGTTTTGCCCCTGTTAGACAGGCTGTATTTCTGGGGTGTGTATCCAGCATGGAGAGCTGACCGTACGATCCTTTCTTTTCCTCCAGATGAGCCCATTCGCCTGCGCCGTGATGTTGTGTTGCTGACAGATGACCGGAATATGAGAGTGAAGGCTTTGACTCGCAATGTGCCTGTTAGAGCTATCCCTGTGTTTCTGAAATGGGCCAAGGTGGGAtgaagagagagagccaggataaACTCTCATCCTCTGGATTCCAGTGAGCATCGTCGAGAGCCCAGAGCTCGACCATGGCAACCCACCTCTCCATTACAAAGCTAACATTAAGAAATGACGAGAATCAAAATGCAGTAGAAGATTGTGATTGGTTACCAAGAAAAAAAACAAGTCAGCTGAAGAGGCAGGTCTTGAGATGAAACATCTTGATGGGTCTTTTTAGGAGCAAGCTAGTCATGGTGGGTTAATAGAGTGAACGACGGGTGAACATCCAGATGCAGGTTAGTGAGAGGGAGCTCCTTTAACCTGTGGAAGGAAAGGACTCCTTCCCTGGTGGAGTTCTTTGATTAGCGTGTGGATTGTTTTGTGACAGAGATGGAATGATCCACTCTGCTTTGCTTGGCACACGTCTGTAAACCCACCTCCACCCTGAATCTTTGTCACATCAGAggtgaaggggaagggagagaggggtgcaGGCTTTGATGGTTTGATTCGCTGCTGGTTCTGTGATGTCATTTTTTTGGCAGGAGGAATTTCACACAAAGAAAAGTTTAAATAATTTACAATAAAATGAGTCTCGCATGGCCTTGAAAAAAGGCCTCAGTGTAAGGTTAGCCTAAATCAAGGCAACTTTTAAAGGTCATGTTAAGGGTCACAGCCAAGTTATTGCAGATAAagctggcctttaattggccttgTATAAAAGGATTTCTGGCACCAACCTATCGTCAGGTTGATAGTGTGTTCTTAGTGCACTAGGTCTTTGCATGATGGAGATTGTAGAATTACCAGATTAAAATGGAGGGCTATTTTATTGAAGTGAGGTTTACTATCTCCCCAATGTGTTTGCACTATAATCTGGTGAGTCAGACACAAGGCAGAGAGTGTCATATGAGCAGCTCCTACGTGAGCTGGTAGCATACAAGCTGCCCTTTCACATGCTGCTCAATGCCCAAGACCTTTGGCATTTGGGGGGAGTCAGAGATAATTCTGCCTTGCAAAATACCAGTTAGAGGAGGGCCAGAGCGGGGTTCAGTTACACTGCAGGGCCAATGATTGAGATACCTGTTGCCTCCTAATCCCTCGTCCCTGCCAAGCTATCAAGTAGCTGGGGCAGCTACTCAACTTTGTGAACTTAAACACCCAGGGCTCAGTGATATTTTAGCTGGGAAAGTCTGCATTGATGCTGGGGATTCAGCTCCTTTTGTGGAGCAAAGAGATTTCAAAAATTGGtttattttaaacatttcagaatttgtttttcattgtttttttttaaatagtcttAACTAGTTAGATTTGGGTTTTGGGTAACCAGGTACCTGGatttggttttatttagtgttgaGTGGCCTTTATAGAACAGAGGAAGCTTTTGGTTTTAGTGCAGTGGAGAGTTCAAGTTAATttagcaggtgtgtgtgtgtataaattctTTAGCATGTTATGTCGATCTGTAGTATCTCACCGGTTAGTTTGGCAGCTAATAGACTTTGTCCAGTGCTGCAACCTGCTGATGGCAGCTCTCCTCCGTCATGTCGAGACATTGCCATGTAGAAGATAGTTACAATGTTTAACAGTAACTAGTATTCCTGTAACTACCAGTCCAATAAAACGGAGGTGAAAAGGTCATGTCTGTAACCTTTTAATTGCTATTTGGTGTTTTATAGAAACAAGTTTCACGGTGAAAATTTTTTTGTTTGCTCATTTACAAAAATACAATAATAGAAACACTATCCCACTGAAGCACTTTATACAGACTGATTTAAAATATAAACACAGTACAATTACATGCAATAAATACATTCATTTTAATGCAAAAAGAATTTATAAAAATACTGTTTTTTTGTATTGCAACGTTATGTGAATTGTATTTtggctttttaaaatttgttttttttaaaaaaatatttgggTGGGAGTCTGTACAAGACCGACTTTGGTTCCATTGAATTTACAGATAGAATCCTGTGCCTTTCACAGGGACACAGGCTGATATTGTGCATGCATTCCCCCACCCGCCTCCAATAGGACCATACAAAATAGGCAATCTTTACAATTCCCTGCAAAAAACACAAAAGTAACATTACTGGCAAGTTGCATCTCATGCTAAAATACTGCATTTAATAAGTGATTTAATAACAGAAAACGCGGGAAATCACCAACTTTATCCCGTGTTTAGTTTAAGGAACCAACTTCTTACCCGTTCCACAGTCTGATCTCTGCAAAATTCCAGGCGGATTGTCAAGTACAATCTTACTTTGCAATACTTTATCTTGTTCCATTTAATGCAGCGGCAACGCGCATAGTTTGTTTTCAATTCACCGGGCATTATGTCTGATTTACAGATTAATTTCTGTCTTTAAAGTGAGAGATGTGACCACATAAATCTCACTGGAACTGAATCCGAAATCAGAGACACCGCCATTCACCTGAAACTGTGCCGATGGAGTGAGTAAATCCTTTTAGTGGGATCGCTATTGATTGTCTTCCTTACAGTGCTGAGGGTTTCATAGTTTTAACAATTCTAAAGGTGTTCGTTTGCTGAGTGTTTGTAATTAAAACTATACAGGGCTCCTGGAGTTCAAGGGCTCCCGGGTTTGGTATGAGCGGATCTGGGGGAGCGGGGCGCTGAGTACAAACTGGGTCGGATTTACCGAATGTGCTCGATTAAAGAGCGAAATTGGGACTTCAAACTGGTTCATATCGCGGGATAAAGTTTAGAAATTACACAATCAGTATCAGAAACACAATTAGAAAACAATAATTGATTAAAGCGATTAAAATATCCCCCTACCCGAGGACTCAGTGACGCTGGTTTGATTTGCTGTGACCAGCGAAAGGAGAGGCCGAGTGTTGGCCAGTTTCTGACCCTGGACCTCCAGCTCAAAGCACTTCTCACTCACTCTGGGATGAGTCAACAAGTCAAACCCTGAAACTCAGTCTCCGGGCCTCCGCTAGTGGTTCCTCCCCCTCTCTGGACATATCCGAgtttcacagtgagtgagattcaaTCCCGTtcacacaccacctccccccacccccggcaaccGCTCAGTCCCCggactccaccccccaccccctctccccataacctccaAATCCCCGTGACACCCATCACCCAGCCTCCAAATCCCCGTGACACCCATCACCCAGCCTCCAAATCCCCGGGACACccaacctccaccctcccccttcaaacCTCGAAATCCCCGAGCCATCCATCCCTtaacctccaccctcccccttcaacCTCCAAATCCCAGGGACACccatcccccaacctccacctcccctcccctcaacctccaAATCCCAGggacacccaatctctctctcccccccccccccccccccgcttcagTTTTCTTTTCCGCTCCTCCTGGTTTCTGGGATTAATCTCCAACTGGGAATAACAGGAAAGGGATCGCGGGGGCTCCCAGTGAACGGGACTGGGGGGCCGCTGAGccccttgggggggggggggggcggccggGGTGAGAGTAAACCCAGAGTACAATGGGTACAATATTAAACTGCCCCCCTCCCCTAAATAAATCCCAAGGCCCTGAGCCGGTTACGGGGGAGAGAAAGAGTCCAGAGCCTTGGAGTCATTGGATAAATGAGAGGATTGAGTTAACATCTCCGCCGCTTTCTCCTGGTTTATTCCCAGGTGCTCGGCGGCGAATTTGGTCAGAGGGTAAACATTGTCGCTGAAGTCAATCTTTGGTTTGCAGTCGGCTGTGTGCATCTTCATGTGGCTGATGAGGTTCCTCTGCTGTGCGAATTTGCCCCCACAAATCTGGCATTCGTACGGCTTCTCCCCAGAGTGAATCCTCATGTGCTCGGTCAGCCTGTACTGGCGGGTAAAGCGCATCCCACACGCCTCACAGGCAAACGGCTTGAGGCCCAGGTGACTCCTCATGTGCCGGGTCATGGTGCCCCTCTGGGTGAATTTCTTGCCGCAGATGCTGCACGGGTATGGCCGGGTGAGCCAGTGTGTTTTCTCATGCTGTCTGAGTGTAGCCGGATCCTTGTAGGATTTCTCACAGGTTGTGCAGCGGTACGGCCTGATCATCTCCCCCAGAGTCTGGTTAGATTTATCCAGAAACGGGGTGCTTTGCTCGGATACCTCCTTGTGAAAGAGATCCTCCTCCGTGTGACTCTCCACATGGGCATTGAGCTGCTCCGAGTTAGGGAAACCTTTCCCACAGGGAATACACACATACAGATTATCCCCAAAGTTCTCCGGCTCGTAGCTGATGTGGCTGCAGTGATACCTGTCTATAGTCGCTGAGGCACAAGGGTCGTCGCTACTCGTGTCCTCGCTGCTGCTTTTCTCATCTTCTGCCTCCTCACAGGTCAGAGCCGGGTAGCGGGCCTGTCCcggcacacacagcccctctgtcttcccttccgGCCTCTCAGCTTTCGCTGCTttgcccctctcacactcttctacaAAGTGACTCAGTGGTTCCTGCTTCAGCCACTTTGACATCATATCCTCTTGGGTTTCAGTCCTGCCTTTGGCCTCAGTGGCCGGGTTACTCCTGAAGACCCCCCTTTCCTGGCTCACTGGCTCATCCAGTTCCATCTGGTGTAGGGGAGCAGACGGCTGCTCCTTGTAAGAGGCACCATTGGTGAGGAGTGAGGCATTGACGGACGGACTGGTCTGTCTGGACTCTGCAGACTGAGCCTCTTCCTGCTGGACAGAGGAACCCAGAGGGCTCCTTTTGGACAGATCCAGGCCCAACATTTGTGCAGGGGTCTGCTCCGAGAGGCACATCTCCTGAGCGTGAAGCCGATTTCCCTGAGAAGGTGGGGCGTACAGCTCCCCAGAATGTGTGTTTATGGTTTGCACGGGTTGACTGTCCAGGAGCCTGGAAGCCACCGAGTAACAAGACTGAATAACGGGTGTGGACGTCCTGAGGCCTCTTCCCAGCTTCCCATAGGAGGAGAAGCCGGTCCTGATATGGAAATAGGTCCCGTTCCGTTTGAGTTTTTTCTTACAGAGAGCCACAAGGTCTGGTAACTGGAGGTAACTGGCTGCCGCCAAAATGGCTCCTAGATTCTGTTCATGACTTTGGTCAGCCTCGTTCAACCTCCCGGTATAAATATAATCCAGGATAGTCCGGAATATCCCAGGACTGACCATTTCCGGATCCAAGTTCACCAAATTGTCATGAACGACCAGCGATTTCAGGTAGACACTGCTGGCCGCCAGGATGTTCTTGTGAGCTCGAAAGAGTGCGTTCTGAACTACAATGATCACATCACAGAGAAACCCTTTGGTCCGTTGCCTGTTGAGCTGCAGGAGGAGCTGCTTGGCATGATTGGGCATCTCCATAGTATCCAACATTGGCATCATCTCGCCACCTTCAGCACAAAGCAAAACACACACTCAGTTGGGGAAAAACACAAGAAATGGTTTCTGAATTTCAGTCCCCAATTtaccaaccctaaccccaacacaaacccctacaccccttccccaAAACTCCAGcccactgaccccaacctcaATACaaacccctacaccccctccccaaaacaccagcccactgaccctaacccctacaccccctccccaaaacaccaggccactgaccctaaccccaacacaaacccctaCACCCCCTACCCAAAACTCCAGCCCACTGACCACAAACCCCTACACCCATTCCCCAAAActccatcccactgaccccaccccctccccaacacatcTCAACCCGACACCCAATCACACCCTAACTCCAACTCATCCCCATTTAATGCAgcccccttcctcctccaccccccgccCACGCCCACATGAACGGGCCACCCTGAGGAGGATGTAAAGCCTCCATCCCAGATCCAGGCGCTCCGCAGAATCCTTTCCGTTAAATTCCGGTGCGGAGTGATTGCAGCTGATGTTTGATGTTTGGTGTGGTAAAAGTTTGTCAAAAGGATTCTAGTCTGAAACGGAAAGCGCCTTAAAGGGctctcctctccttccccccgCTCTGTCAGAGTTTGGGTACAAGGAGCTGAAGGTACCGGGAGACGCTCATTATGGAATCTCTCTAATGGGGAACTTGGAGATTCAAACGATCCGGTAAAATGAAcgaggtcattgaatgtatttatttATATAATATTTAAAAATGCAGATTAAAGCCGGTTACCTTACAGGACAGCGGGGTTTCCTGGGAGTCCCAGCCGGTGCCTGGTGTACTGCCCGCTGATTATTACAGCCGATTgaccagagagagagcgcggtgcCACCTCTTTATAAATGTTAGTGTAGATggtgcagggagggggaggggagaggaggggagggggggtcacaTCACAACCCCCTGTGGGCACTTCCAAAAATTACATCATTTATAGGagcttctatttttatttaccGGACCCGCTCGGCAACCACACAATCTGTTAACCCTTAAAAAACCACTACCCTTTGCAACATTCtgcagacagcaacttccaggctCACTACAGGGCGCACCCCAAAACTACAGGGCGCACCCCAAAACTACAGGGCGCACCCCCAAATCTACAGGGCGCACCCCAAAACTACAGGACGCACCCCCAATCTACAGGACGCACCCCCAATCTACAGGACGCACCCCAAAACTACATCAGCACCCCAAATCTACAGGGTGCATCCCAAATTTACAGGGCGCACCCCAAAACTACAGGAGCACCCCGAAGGTAGTTTAAATTCCAATCCTATAGTGCCCAGGCGGCTATGAGTGCAGTAGAATTTCTGCATTTTGATCAAATAATAAATATTATTTGAATAAAGTGACTcttgccacctccccccaccccgccatctCCTGGAAGTGGAGTTCACCCTTTGGCAGCGGCTCCCTCACAGCGACACAATCTCCATTCACTTATCCCGTTACCGGAGCTCCGAATCCCGCTTTTC
This sequence is a window from Carcharodon carcharias isolate sCarCar2 chromosome 10, sCarCar2.pri, whole genome shotgun sequence. Protein-coding genes within it:
- the hic1 gene encoding hypermethylated in cancer 1 protein isoform X1, which encodes MIIPLFPGTEPHSPGGEMMPMLDTMEMPNHAKQLLLQLNRQRTKGFLCDVIIVVQNALFRAHKNILAASSVYLKSLVVHDNLVNLDPEMVSPGIFRTILDYIYTGRLNEADQSHEQNLGAILAAASYLQLPDLVALCKKKLKRNGTYFHIRTGFSSYGKLGRGLRTSTPVIQSCYSVASRLLDSQPVQTINTHSGELYAPPSQGNRLHAQEMCLSEQTPAQMLGLDLSKRSPLGSSVQQEEAQSAESRQTSPSVNASLLTNGASYKEQPSAPLHQMELDEPVSQERGVFRSNPATEAKGRTETQEDMMSKWLKQEPLSHFVEECERGKAAKAERPEGKTEGLCVPGQARYPALTCEEAEDEKSSSEDTSSDDPCASATIDRYHCSHISYEPENFGDNLYVCIPCGKGFPNSEQLNAHVESHTEEDLFHKEVSEQSTPFLDKSNQTLGEMIRPYRCTTCEKSYKDPATLRQHEKTHWLTRPYPCSICGKKFTQRGTMTRHMRSHLGLKPFACEACGMRFTRQYRLTEHMRIHSGEKPYECQICGGKFAQQRNLISHMKMHTADCKPKIDFSDNVYPLTKFAAEHLGINQEKAAEMLTQSSHLSNDSKALDSFSPP
- the hic1 gene encoding hypermethylated in cancer 1 protein isoform X2, encoding MMPMLDTMEMPNHAKQLLLQLNRQRTKGFLCDVIIVVQNALFRAHKNILAASSVYLKSLVVHDNLVNLDPEMVSPGIFRTILDYIYTGRLNEADQSHEQNLGAILAAASYLQLPDLVALCKKKLKRNGTYFHIRTGFSSYGKLGRGLRTSTPVIQSCYSVASRLLDSQPVQTINTHSGELYAPPSQGNRLHAQEMCLSEQTPAQMLGLDLSKRSPLGSSVQQEEAQSAESRQTSPSVNASLLTNGASYKEQPSAPLHQMELDEPVSQERGVFRSNPATEAKGRTETQEDMMSKWLKQEPLSHFVEECERGKAAKAERPEGKTEGLCVPGQARYPALTCEEAEDEKSSSEDTSSDDPCASATIDRYHCSHISYEPENFGDNLYVCIPCGKGFPNSEQLNAHVESHTEEDLFHKEVSEQSTPFLDKSNQTLGEMIRPYRCTTCEKSYKDPATLRQHEKTHWLTRPYPCSICGKKFTQRGTMTRHMRSHLGLKPFACEACGMRFTRQYRLTEHMRIHSGEKPYECQICGGKFAQQRNLISHMKMHTADCKPKIDFSDNVYPLTKFAAEHLGINQEKAAEMLTQSSHLSNDSKALDSFSPP